Proteins encoded within one genomic window of Glandiceps talaboti chromosome 3, keGlaTala1.1, whole genome shotgun sequence:
- the LOC144432627 gene encoding uncharacterized protein LOC144432627, which yields MPTVLVRQVATVHVIGLIKSLQGLKLHNFTNVPAQLSCTSIPQQWRVPRGPKIKPVPINHVVVARPTIETRKRRPIVCQVDSNKKLPKVNSTDIGILQNLKGTPLAYTLSDDVPTTHTSFGEVQLGSMLSYQMNNMKTSKVSDGMGCGPTTLPKTAPIKLPEEYRTLNKEHSQIDPETLEIETRGQANNETWIKSRACRLTASNFGRILNRKSAPSEKFLNSLFQHKSITAASLEYGKRNEPKAKSKYLEVHTCRHIHDCGLVVNTEFSFLGGTPDGKVCDHGKCGIMECKCPYCARNLTIDQAVNEVPNFMLHRGPDGEIVLKRTHPYFAQVQGQLMVTGAEFCDFVVFTQIDVFIQRILPDVEYMQEMLQKLCAFFQKYAKPYLCKK from the exons ATGCCAACTGTTCTTGTAAGGCAGG TGGCCACTGTTCACGTCATCGGTTTGATAAAGTCACTACAAGGATTGAAGCTACACAACTTCACTAATGTACCAGCACAGCTGAGCTGTACCAGCATTCCACAACAGTGGCGTGTTCCAAGGGGACCAAAGATAAAACCAGTCCCAATAAATCATGTTGTAGTTGCAAGACCAACCATTGAAACAAGAAAGAGAAGACCAATAGTCTGTCAGGTTGACAGTAATAAGAA GTTACCAAAAGTAAATTCAACTGACATAGGTATATTACAGAATCTGAAAGGAACACCCTTGGCATATACTCTATCAGATGATGTACCAACAACACATACATCTTTTGGGGAAGTGCAGCTGGGATCTATGTTATCCTATCAG ATGAACAACATGAAAACCTCTAAAGTATCTGATGGTATGGGTTGTGGACCAACAACTCTCCCAAAAACAGCACCAATAAAGCTACCAGAGGAGTATCGTACCTTGAATAAAGAACATTCTCAAATTGACCCAGAGACACTTGAAATAGAGACAAGGGGACAAGCAAACAACGAAACCTGGATTAAATCACGAGCATGTCGTTTAACAGCATCAAATTTTGGTAGAATTTTAAACAGGAAATCTGCTCCATCTGAAAAGTTTCTGAATAGTTTGTTCCAACATAAATCGATCACAGCTGCTTCATTAGAATATGGAAAACGCAATGAGCCAAAAGCAAAATCAAAATACCTTGAAGtacacacatgcagacatatCCATGACTGTGGTCTTGTTGTAAATACAGAATTTAGCTTTTTAGGTGGGACCCCAGATGGAAAAGTATGCGACCATGGAAAGTGTGGAATTATGGAATGTAAGTGCCCATACTGTGCAAGAAACCTTACCATCGACCAGGCAGTGAATGAAGTGCCAAATTTCATGTTGCATCGAGGACCTGATGGTGAAATAGTGCTCAAAAGAACCCATCCATATTTTGCTCAAGTACAGGGCCAGTTGATGGTAACAGGAGcagaattttgtgattttgttgtatttacacAGATAGATGTTTTTATTCAACGAATATTGCCAGATGTTGAGTACATGCAGGAGATGTTGCAGAAGCTCTGTGCATTTTTCCAAAAGTATGCAAAACCATACCTTTGCAAAaagtaa